Proteins from a genomic interval of Prevotella sp. E13-27:
- the rfbA gene encoding glucose-1-phosphate thymidylyltransferase RfbA: MKGIVLAGGSGTRLYPITKGISKQLMPIYDKPMIYYPISVLMLAGIRDILIISTPYDLPGFKRLLGDGSDYGVHFEYAEQPSPDGLAQAFIIGEKFIGNDSACLVLGDNIFCGAGFTKLLRNAVNDADKNDKATVFGYWVSDPERYGVAEFDREGNCLSIEEKPKEPKSNYAVVGLYFYPNKVVDVAKHIKPSARGELEITTVNQEFLNDGELKVQVFGRGFAWLDTGTHDSLAEASTFVEVIEKRQGLKVACLEGIAYRNGWISEEKMREIAKPMLKNQYGQYLLKVIDEMKEEINSSTFRD; encoded by the coding sequence ATGAAAGGTATCGTTTTGGCAGGTGGTAGTGGCACCCGTCTCTATCCAATCACCAAGGGCATCTCTAAGCAGTTGATGCCCATCTACGACAAACCAATGATCTATTATCCAATATCAGTATTGATGCTGGCTGGCATCAGAGATATTCTGATTATATCTACACCATACGATTTGCCTGGATTTAAGCGTCTGTTGGGTGATGGTTCTGATTATGGTGTTCATTTCGAGTATGCAGAGCAGCCTTCTCCTGATGGACTGGCTCAGGCCTTTATCATTGGTGAAAAGTTCATAGGCAATGATTCTGCTTGCCTCGTATTGGGTGATAACATCTTTTGTGGTGCAGGCTTTACCAAGCTTTTGCGTAATGCAGTGAATGATGCTGATAAAAATGACAAAGCCACAGTCTTTGGCTATTGGGTCAGTGATCCAGAACGCTATGGTGTGGCTGAATTTGACCGTGAAGGCAACTGCCTGAGCATAGAAGAAAAACCGAAAGAGCCCAAGAGTAATTATGCAGTAGTAGGCTTGTATTTCTATCCCAATAAGGTGGTAGATGTAGCCAAGCATATCAAACCATCTGCCCGTGGTGAATTAGAGATAACTACAGTGAACCAAGAGTTCTTGAACGATGGTGAGCTGAAGGTTCAGGTTTTTGGCCGTGGCTTCGCATGGCTTGATACGGGTACACACGACTCATTAGCTGAAGCAAGTACTTTTGTTGAAGTCATTGAGAAACGTCAAGGATTGAAAGTCGCTTGTCTGGAAGGTATTGCTTATCGCAACGGCTGGATTAGTGAAGAGAAAATGCGCGAAATTGCAAAACCCATGCTGAAGAATCAGTATGGCCAGTACTTGCTAAAGGTGATTGACGAAATGAAAGAGGAAATAAACTCAAGCACATTTAGAGATTAG
- a CDS encoding DUF6864 domain-containing function, whose protein sequence is MDVIPVQNIKTGDYDLLGSFVCIAGLDEDICWDIHDHTPDILKVQLHFDKDEKEEKAYTKAEGIDNNVLQITVYNVKDTANSMIYMMPIGTYDDKDLYLSYYLEASKSFQARIVTFNLYSKETKDGNK, encoded by the coding sequence ATGGACGTTATACCTGTACAGAATATAAAAACTGGAGATTATGATCTTTTAGGTTCATTTGTTTGTATCGCTGGATTGGATGAAGATATATGCTGGGATATTCATGACCATACCCCTGATATATTGAAAGTTCAATTACATTTCGATAAAGATGAAAAGGAAGAAAAAGCATATACAAAAGCAGAAGGCATAGACAACAATGTCCTTCAAATAACTGTGTATAATGTTAAAGATACTGCTAATTCTATGATTTATATGATGCCAATAGGCACTTATGATGATAAGGATTTATATTTATCTTACTATCTAGAGGCGAGTAAATCATTCCAGGCAAGAATTGTGACTTTTAATCTTTACTCTAAAGAAACTAAGGATGGCAACAAGTAA
- a CDS encoding FRG domain-containing protein: MISKSILTDAETLEMLNGFYTEALLFLGVPRDNWAEVKIGAAIGKDGKADVINIDYTKAKILVCLPVIKMMLQTNPVITNDAPSVYRSYGYKLARMWQQYLNDGLQRDFLTDKDSTDFAVALSLLKGINYADMTDVLDIDAAISMLHDEFGIDCEVVQALDQIHKKKRKVVTLTHDDKQKRSDELKKLYDESINLPLPEMKEGQLGSNSNPFANVDEAAAYILKIEKERLAADPYRQAISNEQFFFDFESGIFRIPWASVNVSYYPLERATSSSFVVNQLSQRPGHLNEMPRFSIKPSLAHNRFLYRGQSQFFDVCVPSLFRNKENIAKRQFVSDIIQMDELEVLLRQHPLVRLFEDGFYLLNDFFRFKVDYVGLSQHYYNNTPKLDLTSDMDVAKFFAVTWFNMDADRYEKYTGSELGVLYYYDLAPDAFTKRQGRNYLVETIGKQPFMRSGNQSGFLTQLALGENFNDRPEVRYVFFRHDQDITDRIFAESENGDKYMPQEMLRTHWYSRMHDENAKKEISVEALQLNYSHNSGVSHNSIRKALQKKGFHISSKNKQFFTEKELDLYYAGVLDFWKDFCSNVYFYSPEGALLNKHLLDLPNDPRYRWAFYK; the protein is encoded by the coding sequence ATGATTTCAAAATCGATACTTACTGACGCTGAAACATTGGAGATGCTCAATGGCTTCTATACTGAAGCACTGCTGTTTCTTGGTGTACCAAGGGATAACTGGGCAGAGGTTAAAATAGGGGCTGCGATCGGAAAAGATGGAAAGGCGGATGTAATAAATATAGACTACACCAAAGCTAAAATTCTGGTGTGTTTGCCTGTAATTAAGATGATGCTTCAGACGAATCCCGTCATTACTAACGATGCCCCGTCAGTCTATCGTTCATATGGCTATAAGTTAGCTCGTATGTGGCAGCAGTATCTTAACGACGGTTTGCAGCGTGATTTCCTAACAGATAAAGATAGTACGGATTTTGCTGTTGCTCTGAGTCTTCTGAAGGGTATTAATTATGCTGATATGACTGATGTGTTGGATATTGATGCAGCAATCAGTATGCTTCACGACGAGTTCGGAATCGATTGTGAAGTTGTTCAAGCTTTAGACCAGATTCATAAGAAAAAACGTAAGGTAGTAACGCTTACCCATGATGACAAGCAGAAGCGTTCGGATGAATTAAAGAAGCTTTATGATGAAAGTATAAATCTACCTCTGCCTGAGATGAAAGAAGGACAGTTGGGTAGTAATAGTAATCCATTTGCTAATGTTGATGAGGCAGCGGCATATATCCTTAAAATAGAAAAAGAACGTCTCGCTGCTGACCCATACCGACAGGCGATAAGCAATGAGCAGTTTTTCTTCGACTTTGAGAGTGGAATCTTCCGTATTCCATGGGCATCTGTTAATGTCAGTTATTATCCTTTGGAAAGAGCAACTTCGTCCAGTTTTGTAGTCAATCAACTGAGCCAGCGCCCAGGACATTTAAATGAGATGCCCCGCTTTTCCATCAAGCCGTCGCTTGCTCATAATAGGTTCCTGTATCGTGGCCAGTCGCAATTCTTCGACGTATGTGTGCCAAGTCTTTTCCGTAACAAGGAGAATATAGCTAAAAGACAGTTCGTTTCAGATATCATACAGATGGACGAATTGGAGGTGCTACTTCGTCAACACCCCCTCGTACGGCTTTTTGAGGATGGCTTCTATCTGCTTAACGACTTTTTCCGTTTCAAGGTGGATTATGTTGGTCTCAGTCAGCATTATTACAATAATACTCCTAAGCTCGATTTGACTAGCGATATGGATGTAGCCAAGTTCTTTGCAGTTACTTGGTTTAATATGGATGCCGACCGTTATGAGAAATATACAGGATCTGAACTTGGTGTGCTCTACTATTACGACTTGGCTCCTGATGCATTTACGAAGCGTCAAGGTCGCAATTACCTCGTAGAAACAATCGGAAAGCAGCCATTCATGCGTAGTGGCAACCAGTCGGGTTTTCTCACCCAGCTGGCTTTAGGTGAGAATTTCAATGACCGCCCTGAGGTACGATACGTATTCTTTCGCCATGACCAAGACATTACTGATCGTATCTTTGCCGAATCTGAGAATGGCGATAAATATATGCCCCAGGAGATGTTACGAACTCATTGGTATAGCCGAATGCATGATGAGAATGCTAAAAAAGAAATTTCAGTGGAGGCACTGCAGCTAAACTACTCGCATAATTCTGGTGTATCTCATAATAGCATACGCAAAGCATTACAGAAAAAAGGCTTTCACATCTCGTCAAAGAACAAGCAATTTTTTACAGAAAAAGAGCTTGACTTATATTATGCTGGTGTATTGGATTTTTGGAAGGATTTCTGTTCCAATGTGTATTTCTACAGTCCAGAAGGGGCTTTACTTAATAAGCATTTATTGGATCTTCCGAATGATCCAAGATATCGATGGGCATTCTATAAGTAA
- a CDS encoding IS66 family transposase, with product MNYFHNFWNQIFAYRHDGEYSIDNMAVERAIRPLTVQRKNGLFFCSPKEAKNSGIYNTFISTCLQKCRNFRDFFVDYVRAWNRGRRDFGNLVRLVYAPCA from the coding sequence ATGAACTACTTCCATAACTTCTGGAATCAGATATTTGCCTACAGGCATGACGGCGAATACAGTATAGACAATATGGCGGTCGAACGAGCGATAAGGCCATTGACTGTACAAAGGAAAAACGGATTATTCTTTTGCAGTCCGAAAGAAGCAAAGAACTCCGGGATATACAATACGTTTATATCAACCTGTTTACAGAAGTGTCGCAACTTCCGTGACTTTTTCGTGGACTATGTCAGGGCATGGAACCGGGGCCGTAGGGACTTTGGTAACCTAGTCAGGCTGGTATACGCCCCATGCGCATAA
- a CDS encoding Panacea domain-containing protein encodes MKQTDDINKIKAVVEYILQQMGVAIDYIHLFKVMYFAQEEHLALYGVPIMYDTFVARKHGPVATLTYKVLRVAEGKVIEATDDLKAFASDLTLGQSDGHQVVSLAREVKAEMDELSRSNIRILDKWIAHCKEIESFDLSELSHDNAWLKAKRQTEKTGEDTKISLYDMAASGGASKDMLQVVKERQINRKALSISLCSVRVETGKLSRVSRL; translated from the coding sequence ATGAAACAAACTGATGATATAAACAAGATTAAGGCTGTTGTAGAATACATTCTGCAGCAGATGGGCGTGGCTATAGACTATATTCACCTTTTCAAGGTGATGTATTTCGCACAGGAGGAACATCTCGCCCTCTATGGCGTGCCTATCATGTATGACACCTTTGTGGCTCGCAAGCATGGACCAGTAGCTACTTTGACATATAAGGTACTGCGAGTAGCTGAAGGAAAGGTAATAGAAGCGACTGATGATTTGAAAGCGTTTGCTTCAGACCTGACTCTTGGCCAGAGTGACGGTCATCAAGTTGTTAGTTTAGCAAGAGAAGTTAAAGCAGAAATGGATGAGTTGTCACGAAGCAATATCCGTATTCTTGACAAATGGATAGCACATTGCAAGGAAATTGAGTCATTTGACTTGTCAGAGCTTTCTCATGACAATGCATGGCTAAAGGCTAAGCGTCAGACAGAGAAGACAGGAGAAGATACAAAGATCTCTCTTTATGATATGGCAGCCTCTGGTGGTGCCAGCAAGGATATGCTGCAGGTCGTGAAGGAACGTCAGATCAACCGCAAGGCTCTATCAATATCTCTCTGCTCAGTACGAGTTGAAACAGGAAAACTATCCAGAGTTTCTAGATTATAA
- a CDS encoding DUF4435 domain-containing protein, translating to MSSKEDSFQLSIGAQNVEAKFYGKLAIVNVEGPDDKVFWSQYFDKSRFEIREKDGCRNLDDIIDAIVNKGLRQIVACDSDYSFYEKSQIAHPLVVMTLSHSIESVMYCPVNLNACVQKLARDIEDHLGEINMAYDSFCDDIKEMLVYDIVNNVYKHGHSIFGDSCVRFLKSNHSVNVDKEKIEEILNTKSFPTEELNHVRDLMKTDDRSIRQIAKGHFQTGFVTNLLKQMASTISGDNCGTLSRDSLYALLVKCTSECTVDCKERNVIRKKVNRAIQYLK from the coding sequence ATGTCGAGTAAAGAAGATTCTTTTCAGTTATCGATAGGCGCTCAGAATGTTGAGGCAAAATTCTATGGCAAGTTAGCCATAGTAAATGTTGAGGGTCCGGATGATAAAGTGTTTTGGAGTCAGTATTTTGACAAAAGTAGATTCGAAATCAGGGAAAAGGATGGATGCAGAAATCTTGATGATATAATTGATGCTATCGTTAATAAAGGTTTGAGGCAAATTGTGGCTTGCGATTCCGATTATTCATTTTATGAGAAGAGTCAGATAGCTCACCCACTTGTTGTGATGACATTAAGTCATTCTATAGAAAGTGTAATGTATTGCCCTGTCAACCTCAATGCTTGTGTTCAGAAACTAGCTCGCGATATAGAGGATCATTTGGGTGAGATAAACATGGCTTATGACTCATTTTGTGACGATATTAAGGAAATGTTAGTTTATGATATAGTTAATAATGTGTACAAGCATGGTCACTCTATATTTGGTGATTCATGTGTTAGGTTCTTGAAATCTAATCATTCGGTGAATGTTGATAAAGAAAAAATTGAGGAGATTCTAAATACAAAGTCTTTCCCTACAGAGGAATTAAACCATGTGAGAGATTTGATGAAAACAGATGATAGAAGTATTCGCCAGATAGCAAAGGGACACTTTCAAACAGGTTTTGTAACTAATTTGTTGAAACAAATGGCTTCTACTATATCAGGAGATAATTGCGGAACATTGTCAAGAGATTCGTTGTATGCACTCCTTGTGAAATGTACTTCAGAATGTACTGTAGATTGTAAAGAAAGAAATGTAATAAGAAAAAAGGTAAATCGAGCAATACAATATTTAAAGTAG
- a CDS encoding AAA family ATPase: MSQTIKSISVKGLWDIKDVSVTFNEDVNILIGGNGTGKTTLLKILEGILNVDLQNIDDIVFNDVQIELQTEGSEENSIIRVERVLEDAVTAVYRYDLGDEIVDIRLSDIRLFNRSRTPSKTLYRHLKSRLDKVVNLTWLSVNRANDSMDRRMNDELHDDVDAKLWQLMNQIVSYRLQLERKVNERTRKFNEDIVSLLLYNQAYDSLPTFEQIQKIKSYSREDLITELHKVFSYFGEPRLHTDEIKNHAEKITYVVEKLDSRDGHFTAEEMLSLSLMSRTLAILSLSSDYQKQRADIMEPIRTYVEKVGQYLKDKELEFDPSTGELITILKYGKDKKRKLSIYSLSSGERQLLILLTETLLQQKRPFVYIADEPELSLHIEWQRNLINSIRELNPNAQIIFATHAPEIAANHPKKLINLTSVTKYVE; the protein is encoded by the coding sequence ATGAGTCAGACAATTAAATCAATATCTGTTAAGGGATTATGGGATATCAAGGATGTCTCAGTAACTTTCAACGAGGATGTTAATATCCTTATTGGTGGTAATGGCACAGGCAAAACAACATTGCTGAAAATTCTCGAGGGAATTCTGAATGTTGATTTGCAGAATATTGATGATATTGTATTTAATGATGTGCAGATTGAACTACAGACAGAAGGTTCAGAAGAAAATAGTATTATTCGTGTTGAAAGGGTTTTGGAGGATGCAGTAACTGCTGTTTATCGCTATGATTTGGGCGATGAAATCGTTGACATAAGGCTATCAGACATTCGATTGTTTAATAGGTCAAGAACTCCGTCTAAAACCTTGTATCGCCATTTAAAGAGCAGACTTGACAAAGTAGTAAATCTGACTTGGCTTTCTGTTAATCGAGCTAACGATTCGATGGACAGAAGAATGAACGACGAGTTGCATGATGATGTTGATGCCAAACTATGGCAATTAATGAATCAGATAGTCTCTTATCGCCTACAGTTGGAAAGGAAAGTCAATGAACGAACAAGAAAATTCAATGAAGATATTGTTTCCCTTCTACTGTACAATCAGGCTTATGATAGCCTACCCACATTCGAACAAATACAGAAAATCAAATCTTATAGCAGAGAAGATCTAATAACCGAACTGCATAAAGTTTTTAGCTATTTTGGTGAACCAAGACTACATACTGATGAGATTAAGAATCATGCAGAAAAAATTACCTATGTTGTAGAAAAACTAGATAGTAGAGACGGCCATTTCACAGCAGAAGAGATGCTTTCTCTATCATTAATGAGCAGAACGCTGGCTATCCTTAGTCTTTCATCCGACTATCAGAAACAAAGGGCTGATATAATGGAGCCAATCAGAACGTATGTGGAAAAAGTTGGTCAATATCTGAAAGATAAAGAGCTGGAGTTTGATCCTTCAACAGGTGAGTTGATAACCATACTTAAATATGGTAAGGATAAAAAGCGAAAATTATCAATATACTCATTGTCATCAGGCGAGAGACAATTGCTGATATTGCTCACTGAGACACTCCTTCAGCAAAAACGTCCATTTGTCTATATAGCCGATGAGCCCGAGTTGTCACTACATATAGAGTGGCAACGTAATCTAATCAATAGTATCAGAGAATTGAACCCGAATGCTCAGATTATTTTTGCTACACATGCTCCAGAGATTGCTGCCAATCATCCCAAGAAATTAATCAATCTGACAAGCGTTACAAAATATGTCGAGTAA
- a CDS encoding DUF4435 domain-containing protein, protein MASKGQTVSSWARYLKASCLLYHVAAMVRVEDVDDIPFWQSVLSATCPGKRFKFLPYSQKGANTHVTGKSYLLKYVSQADSRLLIAIDSDFDYLRGNPKMSVSPYLLQTYTYSWENHYCYVQSLQHQWQTAYDDPFDFGVFLSNLSQVVYLPLVILLIHKIQKKGGITLGLLESRILRHQPNSKALLDDNGSQLLSEIREDIDSRIMKLNKLKQSTLSKYQQVFRRLGLTEENAYLYMQGHCVYDLVLRIGSSLTGDSAGFKAQVLDNTLQVGGYYEIDMLISDIRKIYP, encoded by the coding sequence ATGGCAAGTAAGGGTCAGACAGTCAGTTCCTGGGCCCGCTATCTAAAGGCCAGTTGCCTGCTCTACCATGTAGCGGCAATGGTGAGGGTAGAGGACGTCGACGATATACCATTTTGGCAGTCTGTGCTTTCAGCCACCTGCCCTGGTAAGCGGTTTAAGTTCCTTCCCTATTCACAGAAGGGGGCTAACACTCATGTAACAGGTAAGAGTTATCTCTTGAAATATGTCTCGCAGGCCGACTCAAGGCTCTTGATAGCCATCGATAGCGATTTCGACTATCTTCGTGGCAATCCCAAGATGTCAGTGTCCCCGTATCTTCTGCAGACCTATACCTATTCCTGGGAGAACCACTATTGCTATGTACAGTCGCTCCAGCATCAGTGGCAAACGGCTTACGACGATCCCTTTGACTTTGGGGTATTCCTGTCGAACCTGAGTCAGGTGGTATATCTGCCGTTGGTCATCCTGTTGATTCATAAGATACAGAAGAAGGGCGGCATAACCCTTGGTCTTCTCGAATCGCGCATACTCCGACATCAGCCTAATAGCAAGGCGTTGTTAGATGACAATGGCAGTCAGCTCCTGTCGGAGATCAGGGAAGATATTGACAGTCGTATTATGAAGCTGAATAAGCTGAAGCAATCTACGCTTAGCAAGTATCAGCAGGTCTTTCGTCGTCTGGGGTTGACAGAAGAAAATGCCTATCTCTATATGCAAGGCCATTGCGTGTATGACTTGGTGTTGCGTATTGGCAGTTCGCTTACAGGCGATTCTGCAGGATTCAAGGCGCAAGTTCTTGATAACACCCTTCAGGTAGGTGGCTATTACGAGATCGACATGTTGATCTCCGATATACGAAAGATATATCCGTAG
- a CDS encoding AAA family ATPase: MKKPDNNSIRSFILTEMWGGKADIVWQRLNDDVNILVGINGAGKTTLLNAMYAYYTDAPVKKQYGIAQGSPLEGTSISYVRSFDVPANVKRSSRSQLMEELENLVIKNKNSYSFFDYRMRALNFPDEAATVNKRIEKFMALVNTFFVETKKHIEIDREQNSLVFIDEGVNGNRIELEQLSAGEKQLLLILLTVFLMDGKPAVLLMDEPELSLHVSWQEKLIKALRGLNPHCQLILTTHSPSIFAMGWEDKLVFIDDIIRFKDGK, encoded by the coding sequence ATGAAGAAACCAGATAACAACAGCATTCGGTCCTTCATATTAACAGAAATGTGGGGCGGAAAGGCCGATATTGTATGGCAGCGGCTCAATGACGACGTGAACATACTGGTGGGCATCAATGGCGCAGGCAAGACCACCTTGCTCAATGCTATGTATGCCTATTATACTGATGCGCCTGTAAAGAAGCAGTATGGCATTGCCCAGGGCTCACCTTTAGAGGGGACAAGTATCAGCTATGTGCGTTCGTTTGACGTGCCAGCCAATGTCAAGCGCTCATCACGTAGTCAGCTGATGGAGGAACTCGAGAACCTTGTCATCAAGAACAAGAACTCGTATTCCTTCTTCGATTACCGCATGAGGGCGCTCAATTTCCCCGACGAGGCTGCGACAGTCAACAAGCGCATAGAGAAGTTCATGGCGCTTGTAAACACTTTCTTTGTCGAAACCAAGAAACATATCGAAATCGACAGGGAGCAAAACAGTCTGGTGTTCATCGACGAAGGGGTAAATGGCAATAGAATCGAGCTCGAACAACTGTCTGCAGGCGAGAAGCAGCTGCTTTTAATACTCCTTACGGTGTTCCTGATGGACGGTAAACCGGCAGTGCTGCTGATGGACGAGCCAGAGCTCTCCCTTCATGTGTCATGGCAAGAGAAGCTGATCAAGGCTCTCAGGGGGCTCAATCCCCATTGTCAACTGATACTGACCACCCACTCACCCAGCATCTTTGCCATGGGATGGGAAGACAAACTGGTATTCATCGACGATATCATTCGCTTCAAGGATGGCAAGTAA
- a CDS encoding GDP-L-fucose synthase family protein produces MLSKESKIYVAGHHGLVGSAIWNNLKSRGYNNLIGRSHNELDLTDQVAVKKFFDEEQPDAVVLAAAFVGGIMANMLYRADFIMMNMKIQCNVISEAYAHGVKKLLFLGSTCIYPKNAPQPMKEDCLLTSPLEYTNEEYAIAKIAGLKMCESYNLQYGTNYIAVMPTNLYGPNDNFHLENSHVMPAMMRKVYLAKLIHDGAWDKIAIDLNKRPVEGVTGYGLVSRISEPTNEARAESKLACTMPCKEEEDDSQLENGAAQANNKFTNSQILDNRKKALDVLAKYGIYDNRVVLWGTGTPLREFLWSEDMADASVHVLLNVNFSDIIGIEKYSSVHFGASTDGAVDRNHSTGRGGYIPSLGEIRNCHINVGTGKELTIRELSELVVKAVGFEGEVAFDASKPDGTMRKLIDVSKLHSLGWTHKVEIEDGVQKLFEWYQQSLER; encoded by the coding sequence ATGTTAAGTAAAGAAAGTAAGATATATGTAGCAGGGCACCACGGATTGGTGGGCTCTGCTATATGGAACAATCTGAAGAGTAGAGGTTATAATAACCTTATCGGACGTTCTCATAATGAATTAGATTTGACCGATCAGGTGGCGGTCAAGAAGTTCTTCGATGAAGAACAGCCCGATGCTGTTGTCCTTGCTGCAGCCTTTGTGGGCGGCATTATGGCCAATATGCTCTATCGTGCCGACTTCATCATGATGAACATGAAGATCCAGTGCAATGTCATCTCTGAGGCCTATGCCCATGGTGTCAAGAAGCTCCTCTTCCTCGGCTCCACCTGCATCTACCCCAAGAATGCTCCTCAGCCCATGAAGGAGGATTGCCTGCTGACATCACCCCTGGAATACACCAACGAGGAGTATGCCATTGCCAAGATTGCCGGCCTGAAAATGTGCGAATCGTACAACCTGCAGTATGGCACCAACTATATTGCCGTCATGCCCACAAACCTCTATGGCCCCAACGACAATTTCCACCTCGAGAACTCCCATGTCATGCCCGCCATGATGCGAAAGGTGTATCTGGCAAAACTGATTCATGATGGTGCATGGGATAAAATAGCTATCGACCTGAATAAGCGTCCTGTTGAAGGCGTCACGGGTTATGGTTTAGTGTCTAGAATTAGTGAACCGACGAACGAAGCAAGAGCAGAGAGCAAGCTTGCTTGCACTATGCCTTGCAAGGAGGAGGAAGACGATAGTCAATTAGAGAATGGGGCTGCTCAAGCAAATAATAAATTCACAAATTCTCAAATTCTTGATAATAGAAAGAAAGCACTTGATGTTCTCGCCAAGTATGGCATCTATGATAACCGTGTTGTCTTGTGGGGCACAGGCACTCCATTGCGCGAGTTCCTCTGGAGTGAGGATATGGCCGACGCCTCAGTGCATGTACTCCTAAATGTCAACTTCAGCGACATCATTGGTATCGAGAAATACAGCTCTGTCCATTTCGGTGCCAGCACCGACGGCGCAGTTGATAGAAACCACAGTACCGGCCGTGGTGGCTATATCCCCAGCCTGGGCGAAATTCGCAACTGCCACATCAATGTAGGCACGGGCAAGGAACTCACCATCCGTGAGCTCTCTGAGCTCGTCGTCAAAGCCGTCGGCTTTGAGGGCGAAGTAGCCTTTGATGCTAGCAAGCCCGATGGCACTATGCGCAAGCTCATTGACGTGAGCAAGCTGCACAGTCTCGGCTGGACCCACAAAGTGGAAATCGAGGACGGAGTCCAGAAATTGTTCGAGTGGTACCAGCAGAGCCTAGAGCGCTAA
- a CDS encoding GxxExxY protein codes for MSLLYPEESYKITGAIYEVHKELGPGLLEKVYQEALEKELKLQGIPFEREKSFTIMYKGEELEQKYIADFVCYDKIVVELKAVDELLPVHEAQVINYLALTGYKLGILVNFNATKVKPQRIVRY; via the coding sequence ATGTCGTTGTTGTACCCTGAGGAGTCTTACAAGATTACAGGTGCCATTTACGAGGTACACAAGGAATTAGGCCCTGGGCTCTTGGAAAAGGTTTACCAAGAGGCTCTCGAAAAGGAACTAAAACTTCAGGGTATTCCGTTTGAGCGTGAAAAGAGCTTCACCATTATGTATAAGGGTGAGGAGCTCGAACAGAAGTACATTGCTGACTTTGTATGTTACGACAAAATAGTCGTAGAACTAAAAGCCGTCGATGAACTTCTTCCAGTTCACGAAGCACAAGTCATTAACTACTTAGCCCTGACAGGGTACAAGCTTGGCATCCTTGTGAACTTCAACGCTACAAAGGTTAAACCCCAGCGCATAGTAAGGTATTGA